A stretch of Roseofilum reptotaenium CS-1145 DNA encodes these proteins:
- the hpsU gene encoding hormogonium polysaccharide biosynthesis acetyltransferase HpsU, with the protein MSTPELNPESSLSYRLDSPSWVDLCQYDQSNFDRGRPTWVIILWWFIQAITFPLTLHNWHSIRVMLLRWFGAKIGRGVVIRPTARFTYPWKVSIGDYSWIGDDVVFYSLDQIEIGQHCVISQKTYLCTGSHDITDPCFRLVTDPIKIGNGVWIATDCFVSPGVKIGANSVVGARSSVFRSLPESYICWGTPAKAHSPRTPLEEH; encoded by the coding sequence ATGTCAACTCCTGAGTTAAATCCTGAATCCTCCCTATCCTATCGCCTCGATTCCCCGTCCTGGGTCGATTTGTGCCAGTATGACCAATCCAATTTCGATCGCGGTCGTCCCACCTGGGTGATTATTCTTTGGTGGTTCATACAGGCTATTACGTTTCCCTTAACGCTACATAATTGGCATAGTATTCGGGTCATGTTGTTGCGCTGGTTCGGGGCAAAAATTGGCCGAGGAGTGGTCATTCGGCCCACAGCCCGGTTTACCTATCCCTGGAAAGTTAGCATTGGAGATTATAGTTGGATTGGCGATGATGTGGTGTTCTATAGCTTAGACCAGATTGAAATTGGCCAACATTGTGTCATTTCCCAGAAAACCTATCTTTGTACGGGTTCCCATGATATTACAGACCCCTGTTTTCGCCTAGTTACTGACCCCATTAAGATTGGAAATGGAGTATGGATTGCCACAGATTGTTTTGTGTCTCCAGGGGTTAAAATTGGAGCGAATAGCGTGGTTGGGGCCCGTAGTAGTGTGTTTCGCTCATTACCAGAATCTTATATTTGCTGGGGAACCCCCGCCAAGGCCCATAGCCCTCGCACGCCCTTGGAAGAGCACTAA
- a CDS encoding (2Fe-2S) ferredoxin domain-containing protein: protein MDETALTKQVRVCQHQSCRHLGAAQVLEAFELHRVDRVEVVAVHCLGQCGNGPMVLVLPEEVWYYRVSPQEVPAVVERHLRGGNPVKRMLYPKFHPPNS, encoded by the coding sequence ATGGATGAAACCGCACTAACCAAACAGGTGCGCGTGTGTCAGCATCAAAGTTGCCGTCATTTGGGAGCCGCTCAGGTGTTGGAGGCGTTTGAACTGCACCGGGTCGATAGGGTCGAGGTTGTAGCCGTTCACTGTTTGGGGCAATGTGGGAACGGGCCGATGGTTTTGGTTTTACCCGAAGAAGTTTGGTATTATCGGGTTTCTCCCCAGGAAGTGCCTGCGGTGGTTGAGCGGCATTTAAGGGGAGGAAACCCGGTCAAGAGAATGTTATATCCGAAGTTTCATCCCCCTAACAGTTAA
- a CDS encoding glycosyltransferase family 2 protein, with amino-acid sequence MTSEASKVPVSIIIPAKDEEDNIAACLDSLHPADEIFVVDSQSGDRTAEIAENLGATVVQFKFNGSWPKKKNWSLDNLPFRNEWILIVDCDERITPPLWKEIKQAIQDPNMNGYYLNRRVIFLGAWIRHGGRYPDWNLRLFKHQKGRYENLNVEDVRNAGDNEVHEHVILAGNVGYLKEDMLHEDFRDIYAWLARHNRYSNWEARVYYNLIEGMDEGNTIGSNLFGDAVQRKRWLKKIWVRLPFKPTIRFILHYILQLGFLDGQAGYIYAKLLSQYEYNIGVKLFELRQFGGHINPMKAQSSGTQSSPTHVNS; translated from the coding sequence ATGACCTCTGAAGCTTCTAAAGTCCCGGTATCGATTATTATTCCAGCAAAAGATGAAGAAGATAACATTGCCGCTTGCCTTGATAGTTTGCACCCGGCAGATGAAATCTTCGTAGTTGATTCCCAAAGTGGCGATCGCACCGCAGAAATTGCCGAAAACTTAGGGGCAACAGTTGTTCAATTTAAGTTTAATGGGTCATGGCCAAAAAAGAAAAACTGGTCATTAGACAACCTCCCCTTTCGTAATGAATGGATTTTGATTGTTGATTGTGATGAACGGATTACTCCCCCATTATGGAAAGAAATTAAACAAGCCATTCAAGACCCCAACATGAATGGCTATTATCTCAATCGCCGAGTCATTTTCCTAGGGGCTTGGATTCGCCATGGGGGACGATATCCAGACTGGAATTTACGGCTATTCAAACATCAAAAAGGTCGCTACGAAAATTTGAACGTGGAAGATGTTAGAAATGCCGGTGATAATGAAGTTCATGAACATGTAATCCTGGCGGGGAATGTCGGTTATCTCAAAGAAGATATGCTCCATGAAGATTTCCGGGATATTTACGCTTGGTTAGCTCGTCATAACCGCTATTCAAATTGGGAAGCTAGAGTCTATTACAATCTCATCGAAGGTATGGACGAAGGGAATACCATTGGTTCTAACTTATTTGGAGATGCCGTACAGCGCAAACGGTGGCTAAAAAAAATATGGGTGCGCTTACCTTTTAAACCGACAATTCGCTTTATCTTACACTATATTCTCCAACTGGGATTTTTAGATGGGCAAGCAGGATATATCTATGCCAAACTTCTGAGTCAGTATGAATACAATATTGGCGTAAAGTTATTTGAACTACGCCAGTTTGGAGGGCATATTAATCCCATGAAAGCGCAATCTTCTGGCACTCAATCTTCCCCGACCCATGTCAACTCCTGA
- a CDS encoding glycosyltransferase gives MSIQISAIICTHNRDQYLGGAIESLLNQDHPDFEVIVVDNASSDRTQEVIKSLQPHPRLKSVYEPVTGLSVARNTGAKNASGEILAYLDDDAIATPSWLTVLSRAYAENDKLAIAGGKVTLIWPTDITPPPWLSEGLAGNLGAYDLGDSPVLITQPGNTPRGLNYSLRRSFLEEIGGFDPNLGRVGKKLLSNEELVMTELALKSGWQVSYIPEALVAHNVAPERVNRSWFLRRGWWQGVSECYREQLSNRGGLHQFSLGGERIIRGLYKSVKYISDPALRFDNLVYAYGQIGYLTTAIEGLWSRNPPLK, from the coding sequence ATGAGCATCCAAATCTCAGCTATTATCTGTACCCATAACCGAGATCAATATCTTGGTGGCGCAATAGAAAGCTTGCTCAATCAAGATCATCCTGACTTTGAGGTCATTGTTGTTGATAATGCGTCGAGCGATCGCACCCAAGAAGTTATCAAATCCTTACAACCCCATCCCCGTCTAAAATCGGTCTATGAACCAGTGACTGGTTTATCTGTCGCTCGCAATACAGGGGCAAAAAACGCCAGTGGAGAAATTTTAGCCTATTTAGATGATGATGCGATCGCTACCCCGTCCTGGTTAACAGTCCTCTCCAGAGCCTATGCAGAAAACGATAAACTGGCGATCGCTGGCGGTAAAGTCACCCTCATTTGGCCGACTGATATTACCCCTCCCCCTTGGCTTTCAGAGGGTCTAGCCGGTAATCTAGGAGCCTATGATTTAGGCGATAGTCCGGTCTTAATTACCCAACCGGGCAATACCCCCAGAGGCTTAAACTACTCCCTCCGACGCAGTTTCCTAGAAGAAATTGGTGGATTTGACCCCAATTTAGGACGGGTAGGAAAAAAATTGCTCTCCAACGAAGAATTGGTGATGACCGAATTGGCCCTAAAATCAGGATGGCAAGTCAGCTATATCCCTGAAGCCTTAGTTGCTCACAATGTTGCTCCAGAGCGAGTCAACCGCTCTTGGTTTCTGCGCCGAGGATGGTGGCAAGGGGTGAGTGAATGCTACCGCGAACAACTCTCCAACCGAGGAGGACTTCATCAATTTTCACTGGGGGGAGAGCGCATCATTCGGGGACTTTATAAATCAGTGAAATATATCAGCGATCCAGCTCTGCGCTTTGATAATCTAGTCTATGCTTATGGTCAAATCGGCTATCTGACTACGGCGATCGAAGGCTTGTGGTCTCGCAATCCTCCATTGAAGTAA
- a CDS encoding fatty acid desaturase: MKTAIAYPSARPQTDEKIHLDSNIRLRDIINTLPREVFSKDPVKAWSGLIINLILVGLGWWGTAIAPWYCLPLLWLFTGSAFTGLFVIGHDCGHRSFANRKWINNLIGHLVFIPCIYPFHGWRIKHNIHHKYTNCLEIDNAWKAYSREEYNSFHPIEKWAYRGLRGKFWWLASAVHWANLHFQWWTFAGKEREQVRFSALFVIAQMAIGFPLLIATTGLWGWVNYWLMPWLVFHFWMSTITLLHHTKTDIAFKPKSEWNEAEAQLMGTAHCQYPRWFEWMAHDINVHIPHHISTAIPWYNLRQAHASLEQNWGKYMTTNEFSLSSLWKITSVCHLYDEDKCYQPFTQNG, from the coding sequence ATGAAAACAGCGATCGCTTATCCGTCTGCACGGCCGCAAACAGACGAAAAGATCCACCTCGACTCCAATATCCGCCTCAGAGATATTATCAACACCCTTCCCAGAGAAGTATTTAGTAAAGATCCCGTCAAAGCCTGGTCAGGGTTAATCATTAACCTGATCCTCGTTGGTTTAGGATGGTGGGGCACGGCGATCGCCCCCTGGTATTGCTTACCCCTGCTCTGGCTCTTTACCGGTAGCGCCTTCACCGGCTTATTCGTCATCGGTCACGACTGTGGACACCGCTCCTTTGCCAATCGCAAATGGATTAATAACCTCATTGGCCATCTTGTTTTCATTCCCTGCATTTATCCCTTTCATGGTTGGCGGATTAAACATAACATCCATCATAAATATACCAACTGTCTCGAAATAGATAATGCGTGGAAAGCCTATTCTCGTGAAGAATACAACAGTTTTCATCCGATTGAAAAATGGGCTTATCGGGGCCTGCGGGGTAAATTTTGGTGGTTAGCCTCCGCCGTTCATTGGGCAAACCTACACTTCCAATGGTGGACATTTGCCGGTAAAGAACGGGAACAAGTTCGATTTTCAGCCCTCTTTGTCATCGCTCAAATGGCAATCGGATTCCCCTTACTCATTGCCACTACCGGATTGTGGGGATGGGTCAACTATTGGCTCATGCCTTGGCTCGTCTTCCATTTCTGGATGAGTACCATCACCCTCCTGCATCACACCAAAACCGATATTGCCTTCAAACCCAAATCAGAATGGAATGAAGCCGAAGCCCAACTTATGGGAACAGCCCATTGTCAATATCCCAGATGGTTTGAATGGATGGCCCATGACATCAATGTGCATATCCCCCATCACATCTCCACCGCCATTCCCTGGTACAATCTGCGTCAGGCTCATGCCAGTCTGGAACAAAACTGGGGAAAATATATGACCACCAATGAGTTTTCCCTCTCTTCCCTCTGGAAAATTACCAGCGTTTGTCACTTATATGATGAAGATAAATGCTATCAACCCTTTACCCAAAACGGGTAA
- a CDS encoding fatty acid desaturase: MKTAIANPSAELISAGRPQLDRNLRLKDVLKTLPKDVFAKNQFKAWFGFISNVVLVSLGWWGIAIAPWYLLPLLWLFTGTGFFGLFVIAHDCGHRSFANKKWVNNLVGHIALTPCIYPFHPWRIQHNIHHKYTNHIDRDNTWNPFYVEQYQSLNPFEKIVYRSLHGKFWWLGSIVHWAQLHFQWWTIKPGKEREQFKFSALLVIAQMAIGFPLLIATTGWWGWFSLWCVPWFVFHFWLSTVTLLHHTLPDLKFEPDGKWHEVTAQLVGSTDCKYPWWFEWICHDINVHVPHHLTTAIPWYNLRKAHASLEENWGKYITRKRFSFRLLWEITDVCHLYDEDKGYRTFSESQ; this comes from the coding sequence ATGAAAACAGCGATCGCCAATCCCTCGGCGGAGCTTATATCAGCGGGACGACCCCAGCTCGATCGGAATTTGCGCTTAAAAGATGTCTTAAAAACCTTACCCAAAGATGTTTTTGCCAAAAACCAATTTAAAGCTTGGTTTGGGTTTATCTCCAATGTCGTTCTCGTCAGTTTAGGATGGTGGGGAATCGCGATCGCCCCTTGGTACTTACTTCCCCTGCTCTGGCTCTTCACTGGAACGGGCTTTTTCGGCTTATTTGTCATTGCCCATGACTGCGGTCATCGTTCCTTTGCCAATAAAAAATGGGTAAACAATCTGGTTGGTCATATTGCCCTCACTCCCTGCATTTATCCCTTCCATCCCTGGCGGATTCAACATAATATTCATCATAAATACACCAACCACATCGATCGCGATAATACCTGGAATCCATTCTACGTGGAACAGTATCAATCCCTCAACCCCTTTGAAAAAATTGTGTATCGTTCCCTCCATGGTAAATTCTGGTGGTTAGGTTCCATTGTCCATTGGGCCCAACTCCACTTTCAATGGTGGACAATCAAGCCAGGAAAAGAACGGGAACAATTCAAATTTTCTGCCCTATTGGTGATTGCACAAATGGCGATTGGCTTTCCTCTACTCATTGCCACTACGGGATGGTGGGGCTGGTTTTCCCTCTGGTGCGTGCCTTGGTTTGTCTTCCACTTTTGGCTCAGTACTGTAACCCTCCTGCACCACACTTTGCCCGATCTCAAATTTGAACCCGACGGAAAATGGCATGAAGTCACTGCCCAGCTCGTAGGTAGCACCGATTGTAAATATCCTTGGTGGTTTGAATGGATTTGCCATGATATTAATGTTCATGTTCCCCATCATTTAACTACAGCTATTCCCTGGTATAACCTGCGCAAAGCCCATGCCAGCCTTGAAGAAAATTGGGGCAAATATATCACCAGAAAACGGTTTTCTTTCCGCCTGCTTTGGGAAATAACTGATGTTTGTCACTTGTATGACGAAGATAAGGGTTATCGTACCTTTTCCGAATCTCAGTAA
- a CDS encoding acyl-CoA desaturase: MIEQISSEATLAETEASPKLNWIIVGVMIAMHIGVVLAFFPPFFSWSAVGVFLVLHMITGSGVEIGWHRLASHRSFTCPKWVEYFFVFCGTFSGLSSPIDWAGTHRIHHAHSDQEGDYHNINKGFWWSHFIWILYHKPDLDDKIAKVTKDIKDDPFYLFCDRYLLVLHFGLAAILFALGGLPWVMWGSIVRVVLLWHGAWGVNSVAHTFGYRNYDTNDKSTNVWWLVPLSYGQGWHNNHHAFPYSARCGLKWWEIDPSWGVISLLHRVGLITKVRLPNES; the protein is encoded by the coding sequence ATGATCGAACAAATTAGTTCTGAAGCAACCCTTGCTGAAACCGAAGCCTCCCCCAAATTAAACTGGATTATCGTAGGGGTGATGATTGCTATGCATATCGGGGTGGTTTTAGCCTTTTTCCCGCCATTTTTTAGTTGGTCTGCGGTTGGCGTTTTTCTGGTTTTGCACATGATCACCGGATCGGGAGTGGAAATCGGATGGCATCGTTTAGCCAGTCACCGTAGCTTTACTTGTCCTAAATGGGTTGAATATTTTTTTGTGTTCTGTGGAACGTTTAGCGGTTTATCTAGCCCTATTGATTGGGCTGGAACCCATCGAATTCATCATGCCCATTCAGACCAAGAGGGCGATTATCACAATATCAATAAAGGATTCTGGTGGAGCCATTTTATCTGGATTCTCTATCACAAACCAGACTTAGATGACAAAATTGCTAAAGTGACCAAAGATATTAAAGACGATCCGTTTTATCTATTCTGCGATCGCTATCTCCTAGTTTTGCACTTTGGTCTCGCTGCCATCCTATTTGCCCTGGGAGGCTTACCTTGGGTCATGTGGGGAAGCATCGTCCGCGTCGTTCTCCTTTGGCATGGTGCCTGGGGGGTCAACAGTGTGGCTCACACCTTCGGCTATCGTAACTATGACACCAATGATAAATCGACCAATGTTTGGTGGTTAGTCCCCTTGAGCTACGGACAAGGTTGGCACAATAACCATCATGCCTTTCCCTATTCTGCCCGTTGCGGCTTAAAATGGTGGGAAATCGATCCGAGTTGGGGAGTCATTAGCCTCTTGCATCGAGTCGGCTTAATCACCAAAGTTCGCCTTCCCAATGAATCCTAG